Proteins from one Streptomyces sp. NBC_00289 genomic window:
- a CDS encoding lamin tail domain-containing protein produces the protein MKKYAVLIAAAAMAAGTLATAPAFAATDPKTVHFGGWQYDSPGSDTRSNTSLNNEWINIHNGNSAAVQLKGWSVEDTAGHRYVLPSYKLGAGKTVKLHTGRGTNTAGHLYWGSGNYIWNNTQDMAFLIKPNGYDFRACFAGHDFDDPNPYNCHNES, from the coding sequence TTGAAGAAGTACGCCGTGTTGATCGCCGCTGCCGCCATGGCCGCCGGCACGCTTGCCACCGCCCCGGCCTTTGCCGCGACCGATCCGAAGACCGTTCACTTCGGCGGATGGCAGTACGACAGCCCCGGCAGCGACACCCGCTCCAACACGAGCCTGAACAACGAGTGGATCAACATCCACAACGGCAACTCCGCCGCGGTGCAGCTCAAGGGCTGGTCTGTGGAGGATACGGCGGGGCACCGCTACGTCCTGCCGTCGTACAAGCTCGGCGCGGGCAAGACGGTCAAGCTGCACACCGGGCGGGGCACCAACACCGCAGGCCACCTGTACTGGGGCAGCGGCAACTACATCTGGAACAACACCCAGGACATGGCGTTCCTGATCAAGCCCAACGGTTACGACTTCCGGGCCTGCTTCGCCGGCCACGACTTCGATGACCCCAACCCGTACAACTGCCACAACGAGAGCTGA
- a CDS encoding NADPH-dependent F420 reductase, protein MSSITIIGTGNMARAIGTRAVAGGNTVEVMGRDQSKAADLAKALGGGATTGEWGAVPAGDIVIVALLFDGVVPAVARYGDALAGKVIVDISNPFNSTFDGLAHREQTSIAQEAAKVVPASASVVKAFNTVFRHVLEKGRPVVFVAGDSAQAKAGVAEFVKSLGLRPLDVGDLKMAHWLEGAGLVTVGLAGQGVGHWDFALGVDEFAG, encoded by the coding sequence ATGAGCAGCATCACCATCATCGGCACCGGGAACATGGCCCGCGCCATCGGCACGCGGGCGGTAGCGGGTGGCAACACCGTCGAGGTCATGGGCCGCGATCAGTCCAAGGCCGCTGACCTGGCCAAGGCTCTCGGCGGCGGCGCCACGACGGGAGAGTGGGGCGCCGTCCCGGCCGGGGACATCGTCATCGTGGCCCTGTTGTTCGACGGCGTCGTTCCGGCCGTCGCTAGGTACGGCGACGCACTCGCGGGCAAGGTCATCGTCGACATCAGCAACCCCTTCAATTCCACCTTCGATGGGCTGGCCCACCGCGAGCAGACCTCGATCGCGCAGGAAGCCGCCAAGGTGGTGCCGGCCAGCGCCAGCGTGGTGAAGGCGTTCAACACCGTCTTCCGTCATGTCCTGGAGAAGGGTCGGCCCGTCGTCTTCGTCGCCGGCGACAGTGCGCAGGCCAAAGCGGGCGTGGCGGAGTTCGTCAAGAGCCTCGGGCTGCGCCCGCTGGACGTCGGCGACCTGAAGATGGCGCATTGGCTGGAAGGAGCGGGCCTGGTCACGGTGGGCCTCGCCGGTCAGGGAGTGGGTCACTGGGACTTCGCCCTCGGCGTCGACGAATTTGCCGGCTGA
- a CDS encoding SDR family oxidoreductase codes for MKVVVIGGTGLIGSKVVARLREHGHEAVVAAPSTGVNTLTGEGLAEVLQGASVVVDVSNSPSFEDEAVMDFFHTSTTNLLKAEIEAGVAHHVALSVVGTDRLQESGYFRAKQAQEDLIRASGNPYSIVHATQFFEFAKGLADGVTEGDTVRLPDAKIQPIVSDDVAAAVGLTAVGDPVCGVVEVAGPEAFQLEQFIRMGLSAQNDPRKIVTDPQATYWGAELEETTLLPGTDAHIAGTRFADWLAQQ; via the coding sequence ATGAAGGTCGTAGTAATCGGTGGAACCGGGCTCATCGGCTCGAAGGTGGTCGCCAGGCTCCGCGAGCACGGGCACGAGGCGGTCGTGGCGGCGCCCAGCACCGGCGTCAACACGTTGACGGGTGAGGGGCTGGCCGAAGTCCTGCAGGGTGCGTCGGTGGTGGTCGACGTGTCGAACTCGCCCTCGTTCGAGGACGAGGCCGTCATGGACTTCTTCCACACATCGACGACCAATCTGCTGAAGGCGGAGATCGAGGCGGGCGTCGCGCATCACGTGGCACTGTCCGTGGTCGGCACCGATCGCCTCCAGGAGAGCGGATACTTCCGCGCCAAGCAGGCCCAGGAAGACCTGATCAGGGCGTCCGGCAACCCCTACTCCATCGTGCACGCCACCCAGTTCTTCGAGTTCGCGAAGGGACTCGCCGACGGGGTCACCGAGGGTGACACCGTGCGCCTGCCCGATGCCAAGATCCAGCCCATCGTCTCCGACGACGTGGCCGCGGCCGTCGGCCTCACCGCGGTCGGGGACCCTGTCTGCGGCGTGGTCGAGGTCGCCGGTCCCGAAGCGTTCCAGCTCGAGCAGTTCATCCGCATGGGACTCAGCGCCCAGAACGACCCCCGCAAGATCGTCACCGACCCGCAGGCGACGTACTGGGGCGCCGAGTTGGAGGAGACCACGCTTCTGCCGGGTACCGACGCACACATCGCCGGCACGAGGTTCGCCGACTGGCTCGCGCAGCAGTAG
- a CDS encoding erythromycin esterase family protein — translation MVDAIERSAHTLRSTEPEGSLRDLDALGRMVTDAEVVGLGEASHGSQDFFRMKHRVFRYLVEQKGFRTFSLELAWSSGLRLNDYVLNGKGNLKDIANEEFQGAYRIWNNQDYINLIEWMRDYNRQHPKDKVQFMGNDMGYAGPELYEKVTDQVARQYPQLLERVAELYRGLAPTTDAGTYSGDYLKLPLAEREERAERTGKVYELLRKQRPGSGADRQEHLWTVQHARAIHQMAKGYSLDITDEAQVAEMMRLRDQVMAENVAWWNKHTGDRILLSAHNTHVSYDSFDERYPKTQGAFLRDALGRKYVSIGFSFFKGSFKAFGTDDNVMRTYSVGAAKPGSNEETLDKVRQDDYILDMRTVPNSARAWLDTSRVTWNIGAGWPDPVTYKIALGQSHDVLIHLNEIEATEYLGKL, via the coding sequence GTGGTCGATGCCATCGAGCGCAGTGCCCACACATTGAGGAGCACCGAGCCCGAAGGCAGTCTGCGGGACCTGGACGCGCTGGGCCGTATGGTCACGGACGCCGAGGTAGTGGGTCTGGGCGAGGCCAGCCACGGATCGCAGGACTTCTTCCGCATGAAGCACCGGGTCTTCCGTTACCTGGTGGAGCAGAAGGGCTTCCGGACCTTCTCCCTTGAGCTCGCCTGGAGCAGCGGTCTACGGCTCAACGACTACGTACTGAACGGCAAAGGCAACCTCAAGGACATAGCGAACGAGGAGTTCCAGGGGGCGTACCGGATCTGGAACAACCAGGACTACATCAACCTCATCGAGTGGATGCGGGACTACAACCGCCAGCACCCGAAGGACAAGGTGCAGTTCATGGGCAACGACATGGGATACGCCGGGCCGGAACTGTACGAGAAGGTGACCGACCAGGTGGCGCGCCAGTATCCGCAACTGCTGGAGCGCGTCGCCGAGTTGTACCGCGGCCTGGCGCCGACCACCGACGCCGGCACCTACAGCGGGGACTACCTGAAGCTGCCACTGGCCGAGCGCGAGGAGCGGGCGGAGCGGACCGGGAAGGTGTACGAGCTGCTGCGCAAGCAGCGCCCCGGCTCCGGCGCCGACCGGCAGGAGCACCTGTGGACCGTGCAGCACGCCAGGGCCATCCATCAGATGGCCAAGGGCTACTCCCTCGACATCACCGACGAGGCCCAGGTCGCGGAGATGATGAGGCTCCGTGACCAGGTGATGGCGGAGAACGTGGCCTGGTGGAACAAGCACACCGGCGACCGGATCCTGCTGTCGGCGCACAACACCCATGTGTCGTACGACTCCTTCGACGAGCGGTACCCCAAGACCCAAGGGGCGTTCCTGCGCGACGCGTTGGGCAGGAAGTACGTCAGCATCGGCTTCAGCTTCTTCAAGGGCTCCTTCAAGGCGTTCGGCACCGACGACAACGTGATGCGCACCTACAGCGTGGGTGCCGCGAAGCCCGGCTCCAACGAGGAGACCCTGGACAAGGTCCGTCAGGACGACTACATCCTCGACATGCGCACGGTCCCCAACTCCGCGCGCGCCTGGCTCGACACGTCGCGGGTCACCTGGAACATCGGCGCCGGATGGCCCGACCCCGTGACGTACAAGATCGCCCTTGGCCAGTCACATGACGTCCTCATCCACCTGAACGAGATCGAGGCCACCGAGTACCTGGGCAAACTCTGA
- a CDS encoding RNA polymerase sigma-70 factor: MGIGDDTDSLDEATNVFMTARPHLFGIAYRVLGSTTEAEDVLQDAWLRWQGTDRDVVREPQAFLATVTARLALNVAQSARVRRESYIGPWLPEPVDTRADPQLGAERAEALDTAVLFLLERLNPVERAAYVLREAFDYPYQQIADMLESSETNTRQLVSRARKHISSERRKPVEATEHRRLMEVFLTAAQTGDLAVLEGILADDVVSYTDGNGLRGASRIPVVGSVHVSRYLAAFAPRFWPQKEIHWVEANGGPAALVSAGGTAVVLLTLDISERGIERAMWVMNPEKLAPFVASLDCGTTFSS, encoded by the coding sequence ATGGGTATCGGGGACGACACGGACTCCCTCGACGAGGCGACGAACGTGTTCATGACGGCGCGTCCCCATCTCTTCGGCATCGCCTACCGAGTCCTCGGCAGCACCACGGAGGCCGAGGACGTGCTCCAGGACGCGTGGCTGCGGTGGCAGGGCACCGACCGTGACGTGGTCCGCGAGCCGCAGGCGTTCCTCGCCACTGTCACCGCCCGGCTGGCGCTGAACGTTGCCCAGTCCGCCAGGGTGCGGCGCGAGTCGTACATCGGACCCTGGTTGCCGGAGCCGGTCGACACGCGCGCGGACCCGCAGTTGGGCGCCGAGCGGGCCGAGGCGCTCGACACGGCGGTGCTCTTCCTGTTGGAGCGGCTCAACCCCGTGGAAAGGGCCGCCTATGTGCTGCGGGAGGCCTTCGACTACCCCTACCAGCAGATCGCGGACATGCTGGAGTCCAGCGAGACCAATACGCGCCAGCTGGTCAGCCGGGCGCGCAAGCACATCTCGTCGGAGCGTCGCAAGCCCGTCGAGGCCACCGAGCACCGACGGTTGATGGAGGTGTTCCTCACCGCGGCACAGACCGGCGATCTGGCCGTGCTCGAAGGCATCCTCGCCGACGATGTGGTCAGCTACACCGACGGGAACGGGCTGCGCGGGGCGTCCAGGATTCCGGTCGTCGGTTCGGTGCACGTCTCCAGGTACCTTGCAGCCTTCGCCCCGCGCTTCTGGCCGCAGAAGGAGATCCACTGGGTCGAGGCCAACGGCGGGCCTGCCGCCCTCGTCTCGGCCGGCGGGACGGCCGTCGTTCTGCTGACCCTGGACATCTCGGAACGCGGCATCGAGCGGGCCATGTGGGTCATGAATCCGGAAAAGCTGGCACCCTTCGTGGCGTCCCTGGACTGTGGCACCACGTTCTCCTCCTGA
- a CDS encoding TetR/AcrR family transcriptional regulator has product MTELEKGPQGRRRGRGARERILGASRQLFGDQGINRTGMDQLCAVAEVSKRTAYQHFTTKDELVAEYLRRFDPDVMSAVFDRTDLTPRERLLAAFELPASGTQELTPMCPYIAAAVELHDPQHPASQYARDYKQAIAARLAETAREAGATHPEQLGEQLALLLDGAAARTRVLNTESFPTAAAIAAVLIDNAIPTTAQR; this is encoded by the coding sequence ATGACGGAGCTGGAGAAGGGCCCCCAAGGCCGACGCCGCGGCCGGGGCGCACGCGAACGCATCCTCGGCGCGTCCCGGCAACTGTTCGGCGACCAGGGCATCAACCGCACCGGGATGGACCAGCTGTGCGCAGTGGCCGAGGTCTCGAAGCGCACCGCCTACCAGCACTTCACCACCAAGGACGAACTCGTCGCCGAATACCTTCGCCGATTCGATCCCGACGTCATGTCCGCGGTGTTCGACCGCACCGACCTCACCCCCCGCGAACGACTGCTCGCCGCCTTCGAGCTGCCCGCGTCCGGGACGCAAGAGCTCACCCCCATGTGCCCGTACATCGCGGCGGCCGTCGAACTCCACGACCCCCAACACCCCGCGTCCCAATACGCACGCGACTACAAGCAAGCCATCGCCGCGCGCCTGGCAGAAACCGCACGCGAAGCCGGCGCCACCCACCCTGAACAACTCGGCGAACAACTGGCACTGCTCCTCGACGGCGCCGCGGCCCGCACGCGAGTCCTCAACACCGAAAGCTTCCCCACCGCCGCCGCCATCGCCGCCGTCCTCATCGACAACGCCATCCCCACGACAGCCCAGCGATGA
- a CDS encoding SDR family NAD(P)-dependent oxidoreductase gives MGKLDGKVAVITGASTGMALAGAQLFVEEGAYVYILGRRQEALDEAVKVIGRNVTAVQGDAAELADLDRLYETVKKEKGSIDVLWASAGMGEQAKLGEITEEQFDRAFLLNARGTLFTVQKALPLLNDGASIFMTGSNASLRGFPGWSVYAGSKAVQQAWARVWLNELKDRKIRVNVLTPGQVATAKQEEVFDEATKKAFESLIPRGEMGRPEEIATVALFLASDDSSYVNGLELTTDGGTTVV, from the coding sequence ATGGGAAAGCTCGATGGCAAGGTAGCGGTGATCACCGGCGCCTCAACCGGCATGGCGCTGGCCGGCGCCCAGCTGTTCGTTGAAGAAGGGGCCTACGTCTACATCCTGGGCCGGCGGCAGGAAGCCCTCGACGAAGCCGTCAAGGTGATCGGCCGCAACGTCACCGCCGTGCAGGGTGACGCGGCCGAGCTGGCCGACCTTGACCGCCTCTACGAGACGGTCAAGAAGGAAAAGGGTTCGATCGACGTCCTGTGGGCCAGTGCCGGAATGGGTGAGCAGGCCAAGCTTGGCGAGATCACCGAAGAGCAGTTCGACCGCGCCTTCTTGCTCAACGCGCGCGGCACCCTGTTCACGGTGCAGAAGGCGCTGCCGCTGCTCAACGATGGCGCCTCGATCTTCATGACCGGCTCGAACGCCTCCCTGCGCGGCTTTCCCGGATGGAGCGTGTACGCCGGCAGCAAGGCCGTGCAGCAGGCCTGGGCCCGCGTGTGGCTCAACGAGCTCAAGGACCGGAAGATCCGGGTCAACGTACTCACCCCCGGCCAGGTCGCCACAGCGAAGCAGGAGGAAGTCTTCGACGAGGCCACCAAGAAGGCCTTCGAGTCCCTGATCCCCCGCGGAGAGATGGGTCGCCCCGAGGAGATCGCCACCGTCGCACTCTTCCTCGCCTCCGACGACTCCAGCTACGTCAACGGACTGGAACTGACCACAGACGGCGGCACCACCGTCGTCTAA
- a CDS encoding IS3 family transposase, giving the protein MESMGKKKPRPRRSFTPEFKAEIVELCRRGDRSVGQIAKDFDLTETAVRDWVKQAEVDAGERDGLTSSEREELAALRRENRRLREDVDILKRATAFFAKETR; this is encoded by the coding sequence ATGGAGAGCATGGGGAAGAAGAAGCCTCGCCCTCGTCGCTCGTTCACGCCGGAGTTCAAGGCGGAGATCGTCGAGCTGTGTCGACGCGGTGACCGCTCGGTCGGTCAGATCGCCAAGGACTTCGATCTGACCGAGACCGCGGTGCGTGACTGGGTGAAGCAGGCCGAGGTCGATGCGGGCGAGCGGGACGGCCTGACCAGCAGCGAACGTGAGGAACTGGCCGCACTGCGGCGGGAGAACCGCCGTCTGCGTGAGGACGTCGACATCCTCAAGCGGGCCACGGCTTTCTTCGCGAAGGAGACCCGGTGA
- a CDS encoding helix-turn-helix transcriptional regulator, with amino-acid sequence MACLAGDGLTNPEICAQLFISPHAEWHLRKVFSKLGISSRREIRPGSSKAKRRRPKCSPTRVPTPAPGAIPP; translated from the coding sequence ATCGCTTGCCTCGCCGGCGACGGGCTCACGAACCCCGAGATCTGCGCCCAGTTGTTCATCAGTCCCCACGCCGAATGGCACCTCCGCAAGGTGTTCTCGAAGCTGGGCATTTCCTCCCGCAGGGAGATCCGACCAGGCAGCTCGAAGGCGAAGCGACGTCGGCCTAAATGCTCACCGACTCGCGTTCCCACGCCGGCGCCTGGGGCGATTCCTCCTTGA
- a CDS encoding ISL3 family transposase encodes MGDVLLQNLWFHQVQGVVIENVVPDGELVAVRARAVAERVVCPACGTLSSRVHSRYVRRLADSSVRGRPVLIELQVRRFRCGQRLCRQATFAEQVDGLTVRHGRRSAGLQTVLERVAVMLAGRAGARLSQTLAAGVSRSTLLRLIRRLPEPETSTPRVLGVDDFALRKGHKYGTILIDIETRQPIDLLPDRTTSTVAKWLADHPGIEVICRDRSTAYAEAGRLGAPNAIHVADRWHIWSNLTEAVEKTVVQHRALLREPHDAATAQAVADTENTNLDPPSPRGPRTTGRLSDRIREQHAAIHALLEQGIGLRAIARQQGLARNTVRRFANAASADELLVGRWTGRASILDPYKPYLHQRWAEGCTVARRLFEEVRERGYPGGENVVKVYVAKLRENFPHDPPHKTPSVRNVTSWLTRHPDRLTEDQTQQLKAILARCPALDRTAHHVRTFAELMNNRQGRDLNKWITSVRAEDLPALHTFVTGLGQDLDAVVAGLSLRYSSGAVEGQNNKIKMLKRQMFGRANFDLLRKRVLLTARCRS; translated from the coding sequence GTGGGTGATGTTCTCCTCCAGAACCTGTGGTTCCACCAGGTCCAAGGTGTCGTGATCGAAAACGTTGTGCCTGACGGCGAGTTGGTGGCCGTGCGGGCCCGGGCGGTTGCGGAGCGGGTCGTATGTCCAGCGTGCGGGACGCTGTCGTCTCGGGTGCACAGCCGGTACGTACGGCGGCTCGCCGACAGCTCGGTCAGAGGGCGTCCGGTGCTGATCGAGTTACAGGTGCGGCGGTTCCGCTGCGGCCAACGTTTGTGCAGACAGGCGACGTTCGCCGAGCAGGTCGACGGACTGACCGTCCGGCACGGCCGACGCAGCGCCGGGCTGCAGACAGTGCTGGAGCGTGTGGCGGTGATGCTGGCCGGCCGTGCCGGTGCCCGCCTCTCCCAGACTCTGGCCGCCGGGGTGAGCAGGTCGACACTGCTGCGGTTGATCCGTCGCCTGCCGGAGCCCGAGACCTCGACACCGCGGGTGCTCGGGGTGGACGACTTCGCGCTGCGCAAGGGCCACAAGTACGGCACGATCCTGATCGACATCGAAACCCGTCAGCCCATCGACCTGCTGCCGGACCGGACGACGTCGACGGTCGCCAAGTGGCTCGCCGACCATCCCGGCATCGAGGTGATCTGTCGGGACCGCTCCACCGCCTATGCCGAGGCCGGACGGCTCGGCGCCCCGAACGCCATCCACGTCGCGGACCGATGGCACATCTGGTCGAACCTTACTGAGGCCGTCGAGAAGACAGTCGTTCAACACCGCGCTCTGCTACGTGAGCCGCACGACGCCGCCACGGCCCAGGCCGTCGCGGACACGGAGAACACGAACCTCGATCCGCCCTCTCCCAGAGGGCCGCGGACAACCGGCCGACTCTCCGACCGCATCCGGGAACAGCACGCGGCTATCCACGCTCTCCTCGAGCAGGGCATCGGACTGCGCGCGATCGCCCGCCAACAGGGGCTGGCCCGCAATACCGTCCGCCGCTTCGCCAACGCGGCAAGCGCGGACGAACTCCTGGTTGGCCGGTGGACCGGCCGAGCCAGCATTCTCGACCCCTACAAGCCTTACCTGCACCAGCGGTGGGCGGAGGGCTGCACCGTCGCCCGCCGCCTGTTCGAGGAAGTACGCGAACGTGGCTACCCCGGCGGCGAGAACGTGGTGAAGGTCTACGTGGCCAAACTCCGCGAGAACTTTCCGCACGACCCGCCCCACAAGACGCCGTCCGTGCGGAATGTGACCAGCTGGCTCACCCGCCATCCCGACCGCCTCACCGAGGACCAGACCCAGCAGCTCAAAGCGATCCTGGCTCGCTGCCCCGCGCTCGACCGCACCGCCCACCACGTCCGCACGTTTGCCGAGCTCATGAACAACCGTCAGGGCCGGGACCTGAACAAGTGGATCACGAGCGTCCGGGCCGAGGACCTGCCAGCCCTTCATACCTTCGTCACCGGTCTCGGCCAGGATCTCGATGCCGTCGTCGCCGGCCTCAGCCTTCGCTACAGCTCCGGCGCGGTCGAGGGTCAGAACAACAAGATCAAGATGTTGAAGCGGCAGATGTTCGGCCGAGCCAACTTCGACCTGCTCCGCAAACGGGTCCTCCTCACCGCGCGATGCCGTTCATGA
- a CDS encoding IS3 family transposase — MLGQRTRRVVLRHRQRELLDAVSWPSRAAARTAIFDFIEGWYNLHRLHSSLGYRSPAEYETALAA, encoded by the coding sequence ATGCTGGGACAACGCACTCGCCGAGTCGTTCTTCGCCACCGTCAAAGGGAGCTGCTCGACGCCGTCTCCTGGCCCAGCCGGGCCGCCGCCCGCACCGCGATCTTCGATTTCATCGAGGGCTGGTACAACTTGCACCGTCTGCACAGCAGCCTCGGCTATCGCAGTCCCGCCGAATACGAGACCGCACTCGCAGCCTGA